The Ipomoea triloba cultivar NCNSP0323 chromosome 13, ASM357664v1 genomic interval TGACTGGTCATTCAAATTGAATGTAAATAGTAATAATGTTGTTTACATGTTATGTTGTGCTGTATTTCTTTCCTTTTATATCCAATTTATGCTTATGGTTCCAAGGCTGTCCTCTTACTTGGTAGAAGTTTGGAGTTATATCCTCTGATGTGAGCTTTCCTTTTAAACATGATCTAGTTACATGTTATGGAGTATgttattcttcatttctttccttcaatagtttaatactttaatattaaCTTTATGTTTCCTATTGTTAAAATTTGACGTTATTGCATCTGATATGAACTTTCCCTTGCAACATGGACTGGTTTCTTTTTCTCTATGTATTACATCATGTGCTTACAATATACATTGAGGGAACTTGTTGTACAAGTTTCATATAGGTTAGCCTTATCTAGCAGTCCTGCTGCATATGAGTTATATATATTCTGAAAtctatttcaattttgaatctGATGTTCTTACTTGATTGTTTGTAACCTTTATCAAGGATGGTTCATGTAATGGCATGCAACATTATGCTGCCCTTGGGAGGGACAAGGTAAAAAGTTCTCTctttctcccccccccccccccccccccccccccccccccccccccccccccccccccccccgccaNNNNNNNNNNNNNNNNNNNNNNNNNNNNNNNNNNNNNNNNNNNNNNNNNNNNNNNNNNNNNNNNNNNNNNNNNNNNNNNNNNNNNNNNNNNNNNNNNNNNNNNNNNNNNNNNNNNNNNNNNNNNNNNNNNNNNNNNNNNNNNNNNNNNNNNNNNNNNNNNNNNNNNNNNNNNNNNNNNNNNNNNNNNNNNNNNNNNNNNNNNNNNNNNNNNNNNNNNNNNNNNNNNNNNNNNNNNNNNNNNNNNNNNNNNNNNNNNNNNNNNNNNNNNNNNNNNNNNNNNNNNNNNNNNNNNNNNNNNNNNNNNNNNNNNNNNNNNNNNNNNNNNNNNNNNNNNNNNNNNNNNNNNNNNNNNNNNNNNNNNNNNNNNNNNNNNNNNNNNNNNNNNNNNNNNNNNNNNNNNNNNNNNNNNNNNNNNNNNNNNNNNNNNNNNNNNNNNNNNNNccccccccccctcccctctCCCCACCtcttcattttccctttttgtCTTTTGATGGGAAATGATGTATTATTTCTTGCTCTATCTTTTTTCTCACAGTTAGGAGCAGCAGCTGTCAATCTTGTAGGAGGAGATAAGCCAGCTGATGTTTACTCTGGAATTGCTGTTCGGTAAGCTATATCTGCTGGGATTTGGAGCTTCCCCTTCTTCCATTACACATTGTCCCCTTTTATCATGCATAACAAACGTTCTTCCTTATGGCATGACATGGTTTGAGAGAAATACTTAAAATACAAGAGAATAAAGATAGTGGGCATCCAgattaatacaattaataagaaaaatagCCAAGTGTTACTTTGATCATTTGTTGTAAAGTAACCTCAATGTTTCATTGGTCTCAAAATTCTTTAGTTGGCAGCAATATAACATTTGGATACTAATAATATCAATGTTGGGGTATAACTCAAATACTGATACCGTGTTAATATTTGAAACCAGAGTTCTTGATATCATGAAAAGAGATGCGGCTAAAGATCCTGCAACTGATCCAAATGTGATGCTTGCAAGACGTTTAATTAAccaggttattattattattattattatttgtaccTTGTTATTTAAAATATCACAACACTTAGCACACTAATTTTTCTATTATAGACCAAAGAACAAGCATGTACTTGCTACATGCCTACATTAAGGAACAAGCCTGCATTCCTGTTACACACTTGTGCTTTTATATAATCACTCATTCTTTTCGGCCatcttgtaattttttttaattgcaggTTGACAGGAAATTAGTGAAACAAACAGTGATGACGTCAGTGTATGGAGTCACTTATGTTGGTGCCCGTGaacaaatcaaaagaaaattaaaggagCGTGGTGTGATCGAAGATAGTGACGAGTTGTTTTCAGCTTCTTGTTATGTGGCAAAAGTAAGATATTGTTTAAATGCTATCATCCATCCAGAGTTTGAAATTTCTGTTTCCTGGTGATTGATAAATATTGTCTTAGTGAGATTTAGATGATTCACTAGAGCTCTCGTCTACTTTGGAATCTAGCATATTGTCTACTTTGGCCTGCATTATTGTAGTTAAGGTCTAACTGTTAGTCGCATTACCAGACTACTTTGACTGCCTTGGGAGAAATGTTTGAAGCAGCACGAGGCATCATGAGCTGGCTTGGAGACTGCGCCAAGGTTTTTGTCTCTAGTTTCTTTCTTTCTACAGATAAATAGTTGTGTTTGCAATTTTGCTTATTCATTAAGATGTTAGATTTTGGAATCGTGCCATTTGTAAATTGCTATTCTTTAATTGCACAGGTTCACCTTGatgttaattttgttttactaaTGGCTATAATTTATGGGTACAGATTATTGCTCAGGAGAATCACCCTGTACAGTGGACAACTCCGCTTGGCCTACCCGTTGTGCAACCTTACCGCAAAATAGGAAGGCATCTTGTAAGCATCAATTTGAACACATTTTAAGTATCTTTTGAGCAATCTGTTTCTATCATAAGTAATAACTGAACTGATTGCTCAAATTTATGCAGATTAGGACGTCCCTTCAGATTTTGACATTAAAACGGGAAACAGATAAGGTTTTTCCTGCTTTCCCTCATCTATTCTGGCTGCCCCTGTAAGATGTGTATGGTACTTCCGAAGCTTTTCCAAATTTGTCGTATTTCTAGTTATTCCCTTAATTGTTACAGGTGATGGTCCAGAGGCAGAAGACAGCCTTTCCTCCAAATTTTGTTCACTCACTCGACGGTTCCCATATGATGATGACTGCCATTGCATGCAAAGAAGCGGGCTTAAGTTTTGCAGGTTTTCTATTTCTCAGCCTGTCACGTCATTTGATGCTCCTCCCGCAAATCCATTTTGTAAGCAACTCTTAATCGAGATTCACTAATCTTTGGCTGCAGGTGTGCATGATTCGTACTGGACTCATGCATCTGATGTTGATCAAATGAATAGAATTCTGAGGGAAAAGTTTGTCGAACTCTATGAAGCACCGATACTTGAAAATGTAAGTTCTCACTAAGACCTCAAATTATCTGTTTGAGGTTCCTTATGTTCGAACTTTCTAGTAATTTGTATCTCGAAGGATCTTACATGCTGATGGCTTGATGTTTTTTAACAGCTATCAGAAAGTTTTCAAAAGTCATTCCCGAAACTACAATTCCCTCCCTTGCCTGAGCGGGGTGATTTTGACTTGAGAGAAGTTCTGGATTCTCCGTACTTCTTCAACTAGATCGACGATCATTCATTTTTGGAAATTTTGGGCTACCTTCAGCGCCAAATAAGATACGTCACCCTCCAAAACCGTGGTAAAAATGGCCATTGCAATCGAGGTGTGTAGCCAATCATTTGACTGTGCTTCATAGATGACCCTCTTCAACATGCGGCAATTTCCATGACAAGGTGAGGCCATTGATCATCTCGAGCTATAGACTCAAAGCACGCTAACATACACGAAGTTTGGAATGTGAAGACGAGACGACTAATCTTAAACCTGTCATACATTTGAAAGCGGGGGAGACATCTCCAATGTCTTCCTATACGCCTTCAGAAGATTAGGTGTAAGCACACAATATAATGCATTGAGGAGAAGCATTTGCTTATTTTGAGTCTGGAAACCTTGTATAGTCATATGGATTACACACACTGCTGTGTGTAtatttgaggttttttttttttttttttcaatttagtttCACATTTTAacctgattttttatttatgtatatagcAGCCAGCTGATAGTGTGATAATAGTCATCCATATACAATTTGTATCTCTGATATTTTTGCAGAGCATTCTGCTACTAATAAAGAAAATTGTTCACCTTTCTGGGAGAGACATTACCCAATCAACTATTTTAAGAGTTGAAATGTTTTATTATCATGTATATATTCGATTACGATGAGGTTTGAATGAAGTTATAGTTATCTTATGTTACATGAATTTACTATGTATGTATCATAGTACACATTAAATTTGGGAAAAAATATTTGTGAGGATCAGTGTATAATGACCACAAGAAGTCATTCCAACACCGCGGCTATCAAAATTCGATCTTTATCTCTTTGCTCACAATCTGTCACCTTAGAACTAACTAAGCTACTCGTGTGGACTCCAAAGAGTTATAAATTAATGAATGcagctactatatatatatatatatatatatatatatatatatatatatatatatatatatatatatatatatatatatatatatatataNTTTGCATCTGTAGGTTCTCTACCGCCCCAGACAAACAGTGAATCGTGAACTTTAAGTTGCATAGCTATTGCCTTCGTTTCTCCAATCTTTTTGCACATGTTTTATTCGGTATCCACAGATTTCAGAGTTGGCAGTTTGGTTGTATAGAGTACGATGATCGTAAAGAAAGTGAGAAAAGCAGATGTTATGGGAGTTTTTTCcgtcgagaaaaaaaaaatattgttcatCAGGCAAACAGGACAGATACCCTTTGTAAATTTCAATTGTGAAAATCCGTTTAAAAATGTTCTTTTTTGTGTTCAGTGTATCATGTAGAAgctgaaatatgaacttatatTTCAAGAACAGAAAATGAGATGAAATTTCTTTTCCTTCCATCACATTTATGCAACATCTTGTCtttgagaattatatatatatatatatatatatatatatatatatatatatatatatatatatatatatatatatatatatatatatataattctcaaaGACAAGATGTTGCATAAATGTGATGGAAGGAAAAGAAATTTCATCTCATTTTCTGTTCTTGAAatataagttcatatttcagcTTCTACATGATACACTGAACACAAAAAAGAACATTTTTAAACGGATTTTCACAATTGAAATTTACAAAGGGTATCTGTCCTGTTTGCCTGatgaacaatattttttttttctcgacgGAAAAAACTCCCATAACATCTGCTTTTCTCACTTTCTTTACGATCATCGTACTCTATACAACCAAACTGCCAACTCTGAAATCTGTGGATACCGAATAAAACATGTGCAAAAAGATTGGAGAAACGAAGGCAATAGCTATGCAACTTAAAGTTCACGATTCACTGTTTGTCTGGGGCGGTAGAGAACCTACAGATGCAAACGAGAATATGGTTTACGGTTACTACAGTTTTTTCTGGTTTCGTGTAAAATGATAAAATGTCAGAGCATTTGACGTACTATGATCTTGGCTGTTGAGGGGAGCATTCGGTTTGAAGCCCATCTGGAAGACGTTATGAAGCTCGTTGTCCCATACACTCGGTACCTGTCgatttttactaaaatcaatACAAATAGTCGATAAGAAAAGCGAAACTGCTTCTGCAGATACTTGTAGCTTACGTTCACAGTTGCTTTTTCGGAGTTTATGGTTCTCTGCAATACGTTGATGGGATTTCCATAGCCGGGAATACCAGCTTGAAGCAACGATGGTTGTGGGGGATTTATCGGGGGAAAAGGCATAGTAATGTCAGGCGGAAAGGCTAGCGAAGATGAAGGACCAGTTTGGGACTGGAGGATCTGCAATGCAGATGGACAAGTAATTTGttgaacataaataatatataaacgtaAATGTACAGCCCAACTATCAGattaggtttttagttgagatggaacacatctcaatttggtatcagagccatgccaaaggtcatgatggagcacatgcttcaatttaatTAATCGTAATAAGAGAATCAAAACGGAAGCACGATTTATGCAAAATATGATTCCTTAGAGTTCAGAGAAGGGATTTTGTTACGTCTTTTGCAAGTAGCCCGTCAATGTTGAAATCCAATCGAGGAATTACTGTAGAAAGCTTCATCGATAAGAACTGAGGAAATAGACAAAAGGAGCAATCACACGTTACACATATAAACATTATAGGTTTCTCAAAAAAGCACATTAAAGAACTTGCTAAGCACAAGTAGAATGGAgaattattttaaagttttgCGTACCTCAACCTGCCGTTGCAGTGATTGTACATAATTAATGATTTCATCCAGCATTACCGCTTTGCCAGTAACCTGCACGACCAACATTCTCGCTAAGAAACTAAAACAGcaagcacatatatatatataaaaccgaGAGGCAACTAGTGAATAAACTAGCCTTGTTGCAACCAGGTACAAGATCCTGAAGAAGTTTCATCCTTTGACTGATTTTCTCCCTTCTTACCTACAATTATATCAATTTATTCAGTTCAAAAAAACACGTTATACACTGCAGATAACTCAAATTCTTGCAAACTTGTATAAGCGGCTTTACTCTTTCCGCAAGGCTATGGCTATTTGTTGCCTGGCCTCTCCTGGCTCGAACATGAATGTATTCTTCTTTAGGAGAATCCGAAGCTTGGGTCCCTTGTTTACCATTTTTTCCGCCTTGCTTGCTGGCGTTTGATATCAAGTTTTGATCTCGGTCTTGCTGAATTGCAGTTTGGTCCATGGTGGCTTCAATGAGTCGCGGAGGAGTTCCCTTAGTTTTATCGAGATCAGCTTGCTGCAAagcaaagaaattaaagattagATCGAAATGTAGAACCACCACGGGAGCAAGTTTTTGGGAAAACCGTGAGGATTCATAAAAACATGGCAAGAATGAAATACCCGGCCACCCCGTTTCCTTTTCTTCGAGGCAAGTCCCGTTGCAGGAGACTCCCGACCTGCGCCCTCCGATAAATCTTGATCACCCGGGCTGCTACATTCCGGTTCATCAGACTCATTTCCGGAACCCTCAACACATTGTTTTGCTTCAAAAGTATTCTCGTTCTTCGTACCATTCCTTGGTCGGCTCCCTTCAGCTGCCCTGTCGATCGGTAAAGAACCCTCCTTGGAACTTTCGGCCACATTGGTCATTTCATAATCCTGATATTGCATCGCAGGTGCTGATTTTAATTCGTTTCCCACAAAAACCTCTTGAGGCTTTTGAGTTGGCATTACACCCTTAGCGAAAGGATTCATAGACTCGGTTGTGTTAAAAGGGTTGATTGGATCGCACAAGTTTCCTCCACTGAAGCACGAAAACCTCGCCGCTCTTTCAATAAAATCCGAATCACCTGGAAATTGAGGAACCATCCCAGAAGGCGTCGGTAAAAACATGCCCCCTTTCAACATTGCATTCGGCTGCGTCCCAAACATACCAACATTTCTATCGGGAGCACCTCTCGCAGGTTCAAACCCGAGCGTTCCAGATCCCAGAAGATTGGAACCACTAACACCAGGGAGAACATTAGCATCCCGAAACCCCAAATTTACTGAATTAATAGCCCAAAAAGAATCTGTCATCGGATTGCTATTTGGAATCACTCCCATCGACACATTCGCAAGATTTGCACCGTTTAATTGCCAGTCAGAGGGCATATTATCTGAATGAAAGCTCAGAGCATCCTCATTTCTTTTTGCTGTCTCAGTATCATCCTTTCCACTCATATCCATTCGAGTAAACAGTAGAGGCAAATTCCAGCAAAAAAGGCCTCTCTTTTACTACTACTCCAGAAAAACCTATGAAATGCTATAATCTTATTAGAACTGCTCATCCCATTTTCATGGTTCTCAAAAAATACAGACTAAAAAACTTTAATAGCATAGAAAACAAACCTTAACTTGCTAAAACTAAATGCCTGTTGTCTAAAATTCTTcaagaaatataaaataagcaACCAACAACCTAAAATAGCTTCTACAGCTCAATAGACTATAAAATAGCTAGAAACTTAGAAAGGATTCAATTAAGCAATTCCAAGTTCAAATCACAGCAGAAAAACacaaaaggagaaagaaaaaacataaaatttagtgAACCTAGGGCCAAGGTTTGAGCTTTTTAAGGCTGTTGAGGCATCTGCAGTTTTGTTTTAGTAGCATTCCTTCAACTTCCAAGGAAACAGAGAGCCAGTTCAATAAAGAGCTAAAGAAAGTGTTCAGAAACAGCCAATTAATCAGAGACATTTGGTATCAGCATCATAAATACAATCAAACTAAAAACCCAAAATTTCTATGCCTAAACCAGACTGTGTAAAACCCTAGTTACAGCAACCCccttaccccccccccccccccccccccacccaacCCCAAAACTCTTTCTGGGCAGCTCTGAAACACagagaaagagagaagataCCTTAGTTCAGATTGTGTACTACTTTTACTCTGAAGCTTCTTTTACTGATtactgaagaagaaaaaaggggtCTTGGGGAGCAATTCAAAGCTCAAACTCTGCTATGGACTGTCACCGTATCAAGAAAACAGAAACCAAAGAAAGCTATAaagattgagagagagagaaagaaatatCAGAGTGGAGAGAGAGAAATGTGCATTTGAAGGgagtcttaaaaaaaattaaagaaaagaaaagaagaaagctTAAGAACAAAGGCCCTTGCCTGCATTTATATCCCACGCCTGCATCAAAAAGAGAGCTCTTGAAGATTAGCCACCGCCACTGCTACTGTAAAGAATTGCACAGTGAAGCCTGCACCGCAATGTGAGCAAAAACGTAAGATAAATCATATTGTGAGCAAAAACGTGAGATAAATTCTCACAAATCACAACTGTAACGTGTGAATTATACTTAATGTGATATAAGATACAAGATCTAAGACGAAAGATTTCGCTTTATGTGAGTAAAAATTACACAGTAAAGAATTCAAATACACAATAAATACTTTTTCTCATTTACCCACACTCAAATTAAACTGTAAAAGCTTAATTTAAACCTCAAAAAAAGGTTAAGATCTTGAAGTTGAATATGAACTCCACCATGGCCAAATGTTTTAGATTGAAATTGCTCAAAGTGATAAAGAAAAGAAGTGGCTTTTGAGTGAATTGTATGAAGATAATACTAAAGTAATGGTAACtggtctcaaaaaaaaaaaacaaaagtaatggTAACTGCagtgattaattattaataaagctaAGCAACTGACATTGCCAACTATAATCTGGgattatttttttctctatgCTGTTGTCCTTCCTTCATTAGGCCTTGGGAGGTGAGCCTATACTAACCTTTCTTAGATTTGCTTGGTCAAAGACAACTATTTATAGCTTGTTTTCACACATTTTTATACCCACCTGGATTTTTATTACTTCTACAGCTATACTATGGTGAAAActgaaaataaagtaaaatggTTCTAAAATGGTTATTAATCTCGTTTTTAAGTGCAGTATGacttttatatcaaaaagttattttttaattattattatattattttaattgagtCTACTTTAGTGTCAATATTATTTCAGTAGAGTAATTAATGGTTTCAAATTCATCACATAAGATTTTTCTAAAAGTGCATATTTTGGAGTAATGGTTACGAATTTCCACTATCATACATGCATGGTAAATCTCGCAGGCCTTCTAGGCCATGCCGGTGCACACAACTCACATAAACACAGtggggttaaaaaaaaaaaccaaaacaatcAGGCAAGCAATGCAACGAACTCGCAAGCCTTCTAGGCAATGCTGGTGCACACAACGCACAAACACAGtggggttaaaaaaaaaaaaaaaacaagcaagcAATGCAACAAACTTGCAGGCCTTCTAGGCAATGCTAGTGCACACAACGTATATAAACACAGTGaggttaaaaaaacaaaacaaacagtCAAACAGACAAGCAATGCAATGAACTCGCAGGCCTTCTAGGCAATGCTGATGAACATAACGCACACAAACACAGTCTTtaaacaaaaaaccaaaaaaaaaaaaaaaagacatttagcAACATAATCCCCCTCCCTCTCTCATCTCTCCTATCTTCCCCTCCATCTAAGTAAAAACctatcaaaaattcaaaaaaaaaaaaaaagaagaaaaaagactTATTAATGGGTTTATTTTTACTTAAGATGAGTTTAAAAGAGCTATCAGAGAAGTAAGAGTAGTCTATTATACACTCCAATTAGTCTATTATACACTCCAATTACTTTTGAAGAGTCATTTAGATGAATTATGATTGTATTGTTAACCATTTCAACATATGacaaatttttaatgaaaagagtAATGGtgtaatgaaaaatattgttgtaatattattacaattaagtGCTTTAAGTGCTATAATTATTGGATCTATCTAATCTCGTAGCTCTCCGAAACGGAAGTTTAATGGCGGTGATATAGTAGTGTCTGACTTGACTTTGGAGCATGCTGTTGGCGGTGGGAGTTTGGCACAATATTGATGGTTTTGGTACATATATGGTTCAGAAGTAGTCTGTAACTTCAAGTCAAGGCCTTTATTATGACTTGATATCCTATCCTTCTTTGTACGGCTGATTTGTTTGCCTTTTCTCGTTGTCTATTATTGGTCCCAAACTTCTTGTCGGTTCACACAATCACACCTCAATTAATTCCTATTTCTGGAACTCCATTTATTGTAACTACCAAACTATTTTTTGGTTGGAGTATTCAATTCAAGTGTCTGCTATGCAGCTTTTTAATTAGCTATTGAAGCTTTAAAAGTGGTGAATTAGAGCATCCATAATAGTTAAGttcttttgtgatttttgagcagtttttgtaagtgtgattaagaaagaaaTATGTGTAGGAAGAGAAAAAGAGCCAAAAAGAACATTAAAGCTGATTAGTTAGTCTGTTGTGGGTTGCACTTTCTGCAAAAAACTCATCTCTTGCAGATGAAACTCttctcctctctctctttcttatCTCTCCTTCATGTTGGCACTTTTACCATAAAAAACCGTGAATAATCCACAAATGTGGATGCTCTTATGTACAAAGTAAACTAGTTTTTGATGATAGAACGACTAAATTATGTAATCTAAAGTAATCCATTAGAATGTAAAAGTATGATAGGAGCATTGTGAATGAAACCACTCTAATCTTGTTGACACCCTTCAAAgcatttgttgttgttgttgttgtttttttttttttttttaaatttaattttaacttgAACGCGcactttaatatatattgatgagATTATATGGCGAGCTTACTTGTAGTCTGGTACCCTAGCATGAAGATTGATCTAATTCAACATTAaatcgagaaaaaaaaaaagagttcaaAGCACAAAGGGATATTTTGGTGTTGAAGTGgttaaattcattatttttaaaaaaattaaaatgtcatttacaAAACAAGGTTAATATCAAATTGAGATCTTGGATTCCACAAAGTGAATGAAATTTAGATTTCACGTACAGCTAGCAACAAAGAGTCAAACTGCCATTACTTTAttctttatcattttatttattctaAATCTTGTTTATTGTtcatcttgttttttttttaattgtttacaGATCAGAGTTGGCAAATCTTTGGAATTGGATTAAGTTAATCTGATTGAATCTTTAATTCTTTAGGTGTTTGGCAAATACATTCGTGCGTCATGATGCAATGAACAACTGAACTACATATATGcgatattttttgaaaaccaaccaaATATTCATGTATTAAATCAAAGATAGCAATAGAATCGGGCGGGATAGAatcccagaaaaaaaaaagctttagcCTGAGTAAAAGCCCACGCAGCAAGCGAGTGAGCGGCTAGATTCGCAGATCTAGGAATCGACCTCACCGAACAATGATCAAAAGATGACATTATCGCCTTAGAGGCATTAACAGAAAAAGCAACATATGAGTAAAGAGACCTATGATCCGATGAAAGCAAACGTCGTAAGCTGACACAATCCGTGCAAAGGGCCACCAGTTCATTATTGAATCATTTTGACTTATGTGATTTAAAACTAGCGGATTTGAATCATTAGTTATTCAAGAATGTTTATACAGGAATTTATGTATGAATGAAAATGAGGTTTCAAATAGTTTTCATTCTAtgttttatgtttaaaaaatttgtttacactcatctttttaaatttaacttttttagattaattaatgttataaaattaacacaagtgtaattttgagtgattttttaaccgtatatatttaaaatatttttagatatatttgatttaaatggaataaatataatttttacttttaagtttaatatatgtaaaaaataaaactacatTTAATATCCAAACTAATTTTATATCTAtgtataacataattaaaaatatatctaaaccataacctattaagttcacataaaatattgtttagataatattaaaaaaattttgagctaatatttgaaatatttttggatatactcatttaaataaaatgtatgtgtataatttttactttgaagtctaatatatgtgaaattttaat includes:
- the LOC116001944 gene encoding transcription factor bHLH49-like; protein product: MDMSGKDDTETAKRNEDALSFHSDNMPSDWQLNGANLANVSMGVIPNSNPMTDSFWAINSVNLGFRDANVLPGVSGSNLLGSGTLGFEPARGAPDRNVGMFGTQPNAMLKGGMFLPTPSGMVPQFPGDSDFIERAARFSCFSGGNLCDPINPFNTTESMNPFAKGVMPTQKPQEVFVGNELKSAPAMQYQDYEMTNVAESSKEGSLPIDRAAEGSRPRNGTKNENTFEAKQCVEGSGNESDEPECSSPGDQDLSEGAGRESPATGLASKKRKRGGRQADLDKTKGTPPRLIEATMDQTAIQQDRDQNLISNASKQGGKNGKQGTQASDSPKEEYIHVRARRGQATNSHSLAERVRREKISQRMKLLQDLVPGCNKVTGKAVMLDEIINYVQSLQRQVEFLSMKLSTVIPRLDFNIDGLLAKDILQSQTGPSSSLAFPPDITMPFPPINPPQPSLLQAGIPGYGNPINVLQRTINSEKATVNVPSVWDNELHNVFQMGFKPNAPLNSQDHSSLPPQTNSES